ATCATTAATAAAATCAATGGCGTATCTTGGCGAGAAGAGGCGCCTATAGGGTTAGAGGATCTATCCTATTTAACTGTGACTTATTGGGATTTTGATGGACAACAACAAAAAGGAGAGCTTATCGTTCATAGAAAGATTGCTGAAGAAGTAGTTGACATATTTGAAGAATTGTATGAAGAAAGGTTTCCTATTGCTAAGGTAAGATTAATTGATGAGTATGATGCAGATGATAACCGTTCCATGGAAGACAACAATACATACGGTTTTTGCTTTAGAGTAATAGAGGGAACCCAAAACATATCAAAACATGGATATGGCGTAGCGATTGACATAAACCCTATACAGAATCCCTATATTCGAGGAGACATAGTTCTACCGTTGGCGGGTAAAGACTACGTTAATAGAGAAGATGTTGGAAAAGGTATGATAATTAAAGGAGATCCATGCTATAATGCATTCATTAGTAGAGGATGGACATGGGGTGGTGAGTGGAAAACAATCAAGGATTACCATCATTTTCAAAAACAAGTTGATTTGAATTAGCAACGTAGTTGACAAGTCTTAACTCCTAAGGAAGAATAAATTGAAGTGAAGTGCACCCTTGAAGGTGATATGCTCCCTATTAGGTAGACAGATTAAAAAATAAAATCTGTTTATCTAAGGGGAGTATATTTATGTGCAAAAGAAAAAGTTATTCAGCTGATGAGAAATACGAAATTCTAAAATCATACGATGATGGATTGATGACTAGAAA
This window of the Natronincola ferrireducens genome carries:
- a CDS encoding M15 family metallopeptidase translates to MKLIGKIGMSLIVVTLLVLLIRIVFNTTALKNKSLVTEMYNEEIKDNKEIENKDKNSNGDTDHINSGFNSDDRNTDFTPIFKREDLSQEIINKINGVSWREEAPIGLEDLSYLTVTYWDFDGQQQKGELIVHRKIAEEVVDIFEELYEERFPIAKVRLIDEYDADDNRSMEDNNTYGFCFRVIEGTQNISKHGYGVAIDINPIQNPYIRGDIVLPLAGKDYVNREDVGKGMIIKGDPCYNAFISRGWTWGGEWKTIKDYHHFQKQVDLN